A stretch of Nonomuraea africana DNA encodes these proteins:
- a CDS encoding SDR family oxidoreductase, which yields MTHADLVAVVAGATRGAGRGIAVSLGALGATVYAAGRSTRDRPSAMRRPETIEETAELVEAAGGRGIPVRCDFTEPADVDALRERLESEVGGRLDVLVNDVWGGDPLVEWGKPFWEHDLASALTAWRNGIQSHLVSLHRLVPLMVRRGGGLVVEITDGDGDDYYGSLFYDVVKAGVRRLGRVLGEDLGKHGLTAVALTPGFLRSEAMLEGFGVTEENWRDAVAKDRHFAMAESPHYVGRAVAALAADPDVARWNGRVLSSWQLAGEYGFTDLDGSRPDWGRYRKVAFGPSQGQINPEDYR from the coding sequence GTGACGCACGCGGACCTCGTCGCCGTCGTCGCGGGCGCCACCCGAGGGGCGGGCCGCGGCATCGCGGTCAGCCTCGGCGCGCTGGGCGCCACCGTCTACGCGGCGGGCCGGTCCACGCGCGACCGGCCCTCCGCCATGAGACGGCCCGAGACCATCGAGGAGACCGCCGAGCTCGTCGAGGCGGCCGGCGGGCGCGGCATCCCCGTGCGCTGCGACTTCACCGAGCCCGCCGACGTGGACGCGCTGCGCGAGCGGCTGGAGTCGGAGGTGGGGGGCAGGCTCGACGTCCTGGTCAACGACGTGTGGGGTGGCGACCCGCTCGTGGAGTGGGGCAAGCCCTTCTGGGAGCACGACCTGGCGAGCGCCCTGACCGCCTGGCGCAACGGCATCCAGAGTCACCTGGTCTCCCTGCACCGCCTGGTTCCGCTGATGGTACGGCGGGGCGGCGGGCTCGTCGTGGAGATCACCGACGGCGACGGCGACGACTACTACGGCTCGCTCTTCTACGACGTGGTCAAGGCCGGGGTGCGGCGGCTGGGCCGGGTGCTCGGCGAGGATCTCGGCAAGCACGGCCTGACCGCCGTCGCGCTCACCCCTGGCTTTCTCCGCTCGGAGGCCATGCTGGAGGGCTTCGGCGTCACCGAGGAGAACTGGCGCGACGCCGTCGCCAAGGATCGCCACTTCGCGATGGCCGAGTCGCCCCACTACGTGGGCAGGGCGGTGGCCGCCCTCGCCGCGGACCCGGACGTGGCCAGGTGGAACGGCCGCGTGCTGTCCTCATGGCAGCTGGCCGGCGAGTACGGCTTCACCGACCTCGACGGATCCCGGCCCGACTGGGGCCGGTACCGCAAGGTCGCTTTCGGGCCATCGCAAGGACAGATCAATCCGGAGGACTACAGATGA
- a CDS encoding VOC family protein yields MIPGRVDWFELRTPDLEAATAFFGALLGWNFKPFESFGVTVWNGADEIGMITATDSAPGGPPGTLVYAYVDDLRASVDLAARLGARVDIPPTFIDAESGAFACLTEPTGLAFGLWAGAL; encoded by the coding sequence GTGATCCCCGGACGTGTCGACTGGTTCGAGCTGCGCACCCCCGACCTCGAAGCGGCCACCGCCTTCTTCGGCGCGCTGCTCGGCTGGAACTTCAAACCGTTCGAGTCTTTCGGCGTGACCGTGTGGAACGGGGCCGACGAGATCGGGATGATCACCGCGACGGACTCGGCGCCCGGCGGCCCGCCCGGCACCCTCGTCTACGCCTACGTGGACGACCTGCGTGCCTCCGTCGACCTGGCCGCCCGGCTCGGTGCGCGGGTGGACATCCCGCCCACCTTCATCGACGCGGAATCGGGTGCCTTCGCCTGCCTCACCGAACCCACCGGGCTGGCCTTCGGGCTGTGGGCGGGGGCGCTGTGA